A stretch of the Malus sylvestris chromosome 10, drMalSylv7.2, whole genome shotgun sequence genome encodes the following:
- the LOC126587701 gene encoding obg-like ATPase 1: MPPKSAKSKEAPAERPILGRFSSHLKIGIVGLPNVGKSTLFNTLTKLSIPAENFPFCTIEPNEARVNVPDERFDWLCQLYKPKSEVSAFLEIHDIAGLVRGAHEGQGLGNSFLSHIRAVDGIFHVLRAFEDPDIIHVDDTVDPVRDLEIISAELRLKDIEFIERRIEDLEKSMKRSNEKALKIEHELCQKIKAWLEGGKDVRLGDWKAAEVEILNTFQLLTAKPVVYLVNMNEKDYQRKKNKFLPKIHAWVQEHGAEPIIPFSCALERNLADLPPEEAAKYCEQNNVQSALTKIIKTGFSAINLIYFFTAGPDEVKCWQIRRQTKAPQAAGAIHTDFERGFICAEVMKFDDLKELGSEPAVKAAGKYRQEGKTYVVQDADVIFFKFNVSGGGKK; encoded by the exons ATGCCTCCGAAATCTGCAAAATCCAAGGAAGCACCAGCTGAGCGACCCATCCTCGGCCGATTCTCTTCTCACCTCAAGATTGGCATT GTTGGATTGCCGAATGTTGGAAAATCTACTCTGTTTAACACTCTCACAAAGTTGTCGATACCTGCCGAGAACTTCCCTTTCTGCACAATTGAACCCAATGAAGCCCGAGTCAATGTTCCCGATGAGCGATTTGACTGGCTTTGCCAGTTATACAAGCCGAAAAGCGAG GTCTCAGCTTTTTTGGAAATCCATGATATTGCTGGACTTGTTCGAGGTGCCCATGAAGGACAAGGGTTGGGCAACAGTTTCTTATCCCATATCCGTGCAGTTGATGGCATTTTTCACGTTCTAC GTGCATTTGAAGATCCGGATATCATCCATGTTGATGATACCGTGGATCCTGTGAGGGATTTGGAGATTATCAGCGCAGAGTTACGCCTAAAG GACATTGAATTCATAGAGAGGAGGATAGAAGATCTTGAAAAGAGCATGAAGAGGAGCAATGAGAAGGCGTTAAAGATTGAACATGAGTTGTGCCAAAAG ATCAAGGCATGGCTTGAGGGTGGAAAAGATGTCCGTCTAGGGGACTGGAAAGCTGCTGAAGTTGAGATCCTGAATACCTTTCAATTGCTGACAGCCAAGCCTGTTGTTTACTTG GTTAACATGAATGAGAAAGATTACCAGAGGAAAAAGAACAAGTTCTTGCCAAAGATCCATGCGTG GGTGCAGGAACATGGAGCTGAACCAATTATTCCATTCAGCTGTGCATTAGAAAGGAATCTTGCTGATTTGCCACCTGAAGAAGCAGCAAAGTATTGCGAGCAGAACAACGTGCAAAG TGCCCTTACCAAGATCATAAAGACTGGATTTTCAGCGATTAATCTCATATACTTTTTCACTGCTGGTCCAGATGAG GTGAAGTGCTGGCAAATTAGGCGGCAGACGAAAGCTCCTCAAGCTGCAGGGGCCATCCATACTGATTTTGAGAGAGGGTTCATTTGTGCCGAG GTCATGAAATTTGACGATCTGAAGGAACTCGGAAGTGAGCCCGCTGTTAAG GCGGCTGGTAAGTACAGACAGGAGGGGAAGACATACGTGGTCCAAGACGCAGACGTCATCTTCTTCAAGTTTAATGTTTCTGGGGGTGGGAAGAAGTGA
- the LOC126587703 gene encoding GDP-L-galactose phosphorylase 2-like produces MVTVKQLQDGNFTSQFPPFSLQGIKIPLYRFSSNSILDNGCVGGISCVHEEEGGEEGEEQSVLDSILLAQWEDRMWKGLFRYDVTTSEIKVIGGRKKFIAQFNEGWSRDFIPRMGKNKKFRQEDAFKFSWVERQEELLFCVSSGEKSNPKLVLSAAVPDCALLIAINASPVEYGHVLLVPHGSKIIHQYLDKKSLELVLRIAVEINNCSFRLFYDYSPSASPLYFQACYLQIPLPVEFMHFSTIFGAGKEGMRISCVADYPIKTLVLESNHFNTMMEVLAEICSCLQQKLIPYNLLISDHGKRIFLFFQLHTSKDSCTLSAWECGGYFLFKSRSEFDQATEQALLKQLSTVSLDDKGFQAVKLLCCSIARKFVC; encoded by the exons ATGGTTACGGTTAAGCAGCTTCAAGATGGTAACTTTACATCGCAATTCCCTCCATTTTCTCTGCAAG GTATAAAAATCCCCTTGTACCGTTTTAGTAGCAATTCGATACTGGATAATGGTTGTGTTGGAGGCATTTCGTGTGTGcacgaagaagaaggaggagaagaaggagaagaacagAGTGTATTGGATTCTATTCTTCTTGCGCAG TGGGAAGATCGAATGTGGAAAGGTCTGTTCAGATACGATGTGACAACATCTGAAATCAAG GTCATCGGTGGCAGGAAGAAGTTCATTGCTCAGTTTAACGAAGGATGGAGTAGGGATTTTATTCCAAGGATGGGCAAGAACAAGAAATTCCGCCAAGAAGATGCGTTCAAGTTTAGTTGGGTGGAACGGCAGGAGGAGTTACTCTTTTGTGTTTCAAGTGGTGAAAAGTCGAACCCTAAGCTTGTTCTTTCAGCTGCTGTGCCTGATTGTGCCTTGTTGATTGCTATCAAT GCATCCCCTGTGGAATATGGTCATGTCTTGTTGGTACCACAtggctccaaaattattcaccaGTACCTCGATAAAAAGTCATTGGAACTTGTCCTGCGCATTGCCGTTGAAATAAATAATTGCTCTTTTCGCCTATTCTATGACTATTCACCTAGTGCTTCTCCTTTATATTTCCAG GCTTGCTACCTTCAAATCCCTTTGCCTGTTGAGTTCATGCATTTCAGTACAATATTTGGCGCTGGGAAAGAGGGGATGCGCATCTCTTGTGTTGCAGATTACCCCATTAAGACCCTCGTATTGGAGAGCAACCACTTTAATACGATGATGGAGGTTCTTGCTGAGATATGTTCATGTTTACAGCAAAAGCTCATTCCATACAATCTGCTAATATCTGATCATGGCAAAAGGATATTCTTATTTTTCCAG CTACATACATCAAAAGACTCGTGTACCCTTTCTGCTTGGGAGTGTGGGGGGTACTTCTTGTTTAAATCGAGGTCTGAATTTGATCAAGCTACTGAGCAGGCTCTGCTAAAACAGTTAAGTACCGTCTCCCTTGACGACAAAGGTTTCCAAGCAGTGAAGTTGCTCTGTTGCAGCATTGCGCGCAAGTTTGTATGTTGA
- the LOC126587689 gene encoding probable receptor-like protein kinase At1g30570, producing the protein MALPVREIFGLLFLVIFSAFARIAEAQSKSFLINCGTNSSITVSGRKWVGDLAPNNNITLSSPANAASTTPSSVDSTTYEPLYATARIFDGGLNYTFPGTRGSYFVRLHFCPFPFDHYNVNESRFGVVANGLKLVSEFSVSGEISRKNAYLLSSGSNLTSFLVKEYILAIKEDVLVFEFIPVKGSFGFVNAIEIVPAVDTLFAGSVSKVGGNGANQSISWQGIETMYRLNVGGSEIDPGQDADLWRTWEVDSSYMITENAGLKINNRSIITFSSANDSSVAPLLVYETARTMVNTEVLEKRFNMSWKFEVHPDFDYLVRLHFCELIFDEAKERIFRIYINNRTAADNFNVFVRAGGKNKAYHQDFFDVVSPKVDTLWIQLGPDTAAGAAGTDALLNGLEIFKLSRNGNLAYVEKYDSGVTSPRSSKNQMLWVGVGAGIASVAILAIVIYCFCNRLRGKSTDTKNTPAGWRPLFLNGSILNSNVNAKGAGSQNPYGSAPSIRAGKRFMLPEIRAATNNFDESLVIGLGGFGKVYKGETDDGTLVAIKRANPQSQQGLAEFETEIEMLSKLRHRHLVSLIGFCEEQNEMILVYEYMANGTLRSHLFGSDLPPLTFKQRVEACIGAARGLHYLHTGADRGIIHRDVKTTNILLDENFVAKMSDFGLSKTGPALDHTHVSTAVKGSFGYLDPEYYRRQQLTEKSDVYSFGVVLFEAVCARPVINPTLPKDQINLAEWAMMWQRKRSLETIIDRRLEGTYCPEALKKFGEIAEKCLADGGKSRPTMGEVLWHLEYALQLHEAWMRTNAGDNSFTSSQAFGGEAQEKEGAPSFDEEAGCSGQSTTRASDESADGGERHEN; encoded by the coding sequence ATGGCGCTTCCGGTCAGGGAGATTTTTGGGCTGCTTTTTCTGGTGATTTTCTCTGCATTTGCAAGGATTGCAGAAGCCCAATCAAAATCTTTTCTGATAAATTGTGGCACAAATTCCAGCATCACTGTGAGTGGTAGGAAATGGGTTGGTGACTTAGCCCCCAACAACAACATCACCCTCAGCTCCCCTGCGAATGCTGCCTCCACAACTCCCTCAAGTGTTGATTCAACAACATACGAGCCGCTGTACGCTACGGCGCGAATTTTCGATGGTGGCTTGAACTACACGTTCCCAGGTACTCGGGGGAGCTATTTTGTTAGGCTCCATTTCTGTCCTTTCCCATTTGATCATTACAATGTGAATGAATCTAGATTTGGAGTTGTTGCAAATGGTCTGAAGTTGGTGTCTGAATTCAGTGTTTCGGGTGAGATATCCCGAAAAAATGCGTACTTGCTGAGTTCAGGGAGCAATTTaacttctttcttggttaagGAGTACATTTTGGCCATCAAGGAGGATGTACTTGTTTTTGAGTTCATCCCGGTTAAGGGGTCATTTGGATTCGTAAATGCGATTGAAATTGTTCCGGCGGTGGATACACTCTTTGCAGGATCAGTTAGTAAAGTGGGTGGAAATGGTGCAAATCAGAGTATAAGTTGGCAAGGGATTGAGACTATGTATAGGTTGAATGTTGGGGGTTCGGAAATTGATCCCGGTCAGGATGCAGATCTTTGGAGAACatgggaagtggattctagctACATGATCACAGAAAATGCCGGGTTGAAAATCAATAACAGATCAATCATTACCTTTTCGTCCGCAAATGATTCCTCGGTGGCGCCTCTTCTTGTATATGAAACTGCAAGAACTATGGTCAACACTGAAGTATTGGAGAAAAGGTTCAACATGTCGTGGAAGTTTGAAGTTCATCCTGATTTCGATTATTTAGTTCGACTGCATTTCTGTGAGCTGATTTTTGACGAAGCAAAAGAGAGGATCTTCAGAATTTACATAAACAACAGGACTGCAGCAgataatttcaatgtttttgtcCGTGCGGGGGGCAAGAACAAAGCGTATCATCAGGACTTTTTCGATGTGGTGTCTCCGAAAGTTGACACACTATGGATTCAATTGGGTCCTGACACAGCAGCTGGGGCTGCAGGAACTGATGCTCTCTTGAATGGCTTGGAGATTTTCAAGCTCAGTAGAAATGGGAATCTCGCTTatgttgagaagtatgattcaGGTGTTACTTCACCACGGAGTTCAAAAAATCAAATGCTTTGGGTGGGAGTTGGAGCAGGTATAGCTTCTGTTGCCATTCTTGCCATTGTCATTTACTGTTTCTGCAATAGACTGAGAGGAAAATCAACTGACACGAAAAACACCCCCGCTGGGTGGAGGCCGTTATTCCTTAATGGCTCCATTTTAAACAGCAATGTCAATGCCAAGGGAGCAGGAAGCCAGAATCCATATGGTTCTGCACCCTCTATCAGAGCTGGCAAGCGGTTCATGTTACCAGAGATTCGTGCAGCAACAAATAATTTTGATGAAAGTTTAGTGATTGGACTTGGAGGCTTTGGTAAGGTGTACAAAGGGGAGACTGATGATGGCACTCTTGTAGCAATCAAGCGAGCCAACCCCCAATCTCAGCAAGGACTGGCTGAATTTGAGACAGAGATTGAGATGCTTTCCAAGCTCAGGCATAGGCATTTGGTGTCATTGATTGGATTCTGTGAAGAACAAAATGAGATGATCTTGGTTTACGAGTACATGGCTAATGGGACCCTTAGAAGCCATCTCTTTGGGAGTGATCTCCCACCGCTGACTTTTAAGCAACGAGTAGAAGCGTGCATTGGTGCTGCACGAGGACTCCATTACCTTCATACTGGAGCAGATAGGGGAATAATTCACAGGGATGTTAAGACAACCAACATACTGCTAGATGAAAATTTTGTCGCAAAAATGTCCGACTTTGGATTGTCTAAAACAGGTCCGGCTTTGGACCACACCCACGTTAGTACTGCAGTTAAAGGAAGCTTCGGATATCTTGACCCTGAATATTATCGACGACAGCAGTTGACAGAGAAATCGGATGTCTACTCGTTTGGTGTAGTGCTGTTTGAAGCTGTTTGTGCCAGGCCTGTTATAAACCCAACCTTGCCAAAAGATCAGATCAATCTTGCAGAATGGGCAATGATGTGGCAACGAAAGAGGTCCCTTGAGACCATCATTGACCGTCGTCTTGAAGGAACTTATTGTCCCGAGGCACTGAAGAAGTTTGGGGAGATAGCGGAGAAATGTCTCGCTGATGGGGGGAAGAGCCGGCCAACAATGGGGGAAGTTCTGTGGCACTTGGAGTATGCCTTGCAACTCCATGAAGCGTGGATGCGTACCAATGCTGGAGACAATTCTTTTACAAGTAGTCAGGCTTTCGGGGGAGAAGCACAAGAGAAGGAAGGAGCTCCAAGTTTTGATGAAGAGGCCGGTTGCAGCGGACAGTCTACCACAAGAGCATCCGATGAATCTGCAGACGGAGGTGAGAGGCATGAAAATTGA
- the LOC126587688 gene encoding WPP domain-associated protein, with amino-acid sequence MESLEVMSNGVESCNGDSVQLSNDVKENDNRDLDLLQDLDSYWEEISDRLTISRMVSDSVIKGIVNAVTNDAAEKIAQKELEVTKLKEMLHVYHLGGEENEFSPMQRESKGTEDRPIKKGAKGGMRPSFLEAVVQHDGIEKTLGILKGTTEEHFKQLKNEIDGIRGCSSIKRIGSGSQLLGFGDILQDNVSDRWIDVDRLLNSLKGAIETVFQRVEEMVSLANASVCEWQQEQDFKAEIDALVMRNCIRSVEEKNLDRFHGDKNLHWLGRMEEISSLREELDTISKSLSISDIGHLSSYGSLEGDEESNNYKKGDRLHRKVSSSLLSSPTMTSTSTSTSTSSSSSLWEENGKHDESEIMQEHLDATRLRHMSIDELTNYYNNEMTKLKRSHESEVLNLTEQLFSLRREFFRERGSSLPSKKSKEFDMLRRRISEVITKLDEVLVEKADVATFGIYEESLSSLKDRLELLISENKHLRYLLADKKREVKCLSIQVSEAAKKMSEHSMAEAKLLKTTANLKSAVKDADIEALIVEDTYACILRGMMDQINCIAEESHMENIYMQEIYKGILKEAAHSAQPASQREIEDLSMEYTIMQELCVLVFKEVMKDAEKNLNNLNLKYIEENELRVLIEMEKLEKEKQCEVEVANTVRLKQEILSLSEEKEQLAQDATAALENEKERYELAAQELHNLRDETCRQQKLISDSIEESNATKQNLTDALEQIERRKADMCMLDQRLELAMKELSEVNEERRMLLDANQEKQNVLSLLEAKEREHKQQLESTAVYIRELLKGVAEFECRVTQDISRKCSRLKSLGSQLRFLKQKANVIVRRGLLYRQRLEKKCSDLEKAEAEVDLLGDEVGTLLSLVEKIYIALDHYSPVLKHYPGITEILTLVRRELTGEIKAA; translated from the exons ATGGAGAGTTTAGAAGTCATGAGTAACGGTGTTGAATCATGCAATGGAGATTCGGTTCAGCTTAGCAATGATGTGAAAGAAAATGATAATCGGGATCTTGACCTTCTCCAGGATTTGGATTCTTATTGGGAAGAAATCAGTGACCGGTTGACCATATCGAGGATGGTGAGTGACTCAGTCATCAAGGGGATTGTTAATGCAGTAACCAATGACGCAGCAGAGAAAATTGCTCAAAAAGAACTAGAGGTGACTAAGCTGAAGGAAATGTTACATGTTTACCATTTGGGTGGTGAGGAAAACGAATTCTCACCCATGCAGCGAGAGTCAAAGGGAACTGAAGACAGACCTATTAAAAAAGGTGCCAAAGGTGGCATGCGTCCTAGCTTTCTTGAAGCTGTCGTACAGCATGATGGCATAGAAAAAACTTTGGGCATCTTAAAAGGAACAACTGAAGAGCACTTCAAGCAGCTCAAGAATGAAATTGATGGGATTAGAGGGTGTAGTTCGATCAAGAGGATTGGTTCTGGTTCTCAGTTGTTGGGTTTCGGTGACATACTGCAAGATAATGTATCTGACAGATGGATTGATGTGGATAGATTGCTCAATAGCCTAAAAGGTGCAATAGAAACTGTCTTTCAACGGGTGGAAGAAATGGTTAGCTTGGCAAATGCATCAGTCTGTGAATGGCAGCAGGAGCAGGATTTTAAAGCAGAAATAGACGCACTGGTGATGAGGAATTGTATCCGGagtgttgaagaaaaaaatttggaccGGTTTCATGGCGATAAGAATTTGCATTGGCTTGGAAGGATGGAAGAGATATCAAGTTTACGTGAGGAATTAGATACCATTTCAAAATCACTATCTATTTCTGACATTGGGCACCTATCTTCTTACGGGTCCTTGGAAGGTGATGAAGAGAGTAATAATTATAAGAAGGGTGACCGTTTGCACCGCAAGGTTTCATCATCGTTGCTATCATCACCAACAATGACTTCAACATCAACAtcaacatcaacatcatcatcatcatctctttgggaagaaaatggaaaacatgATGAGTCAGAAATAATGCAAGAACATTTGGATGCCACCCGGCTTAGGCATATGTCAATAGATGAGTTGacaaactattacaataatgaGATGACTAAATTGAAGAGAAGTCATGAATCTGAAGTGCTAAATTTGACTGAGCAACTATTCAGCCTCAGAAGAGAATTTTTCAGGGAAAGGGGATCCTCTTTGCCGTCAAAGAAGAGTAAGGAGTTTGACATGTTGAGGAGGCGAATCTCTGAGGTTATTACTAAATTAGATGAAGTGCTTGTCGAAAAGGCGGACGTGGCTACATTTGGTATTTATGAAGAAAGTCTTAGCAGTTTGAAAGACAGACTGGAGTTGCTCATTTCAGAAAATAAGCACCTCAGATATTTGCTTGCAGATAAGAAAAGGGAAGTTAAGtgtctttcaattcaagtttctGAGGCTGCTAAGAAAATGTCAGAACATTCCATGGCTGAGGCAAAGTTGTTAAAAACAACTGCTAATCTTAAATCAGCTGTTAAAGATGCGGATATTGAAGCTTTAATTGTTGAAGATACATATGCTTGTATTCTCAGGGGAATGATGGATCAAATTAATTGTATCGCTGAAGAGTCACATATGGAAAATATTTATATGCAagaaatctacaaaggtatactTAAAGAAGCTGCCCATAGTGCTCAACCTGCTAGCCAAcgtgaaattgaagatttgagtaTGGAGTACACTATCATGCAAGAACTATGTGTACTTGTATTCAAAGAAGTCATGAAAGATGCTGAGAAAAATCTCAACAACCTGAACTTGAAATATATAGAAGAAAATGAACTCCGGGTTTTGATTGAGATGGAAAAACTAGAAAAAGAGAAACAATGTGAAGTGGAGGTTGCAAACACAGTGAGATTAAAGCAAGAAATATTATCTCTGTCAGAAGAAAAGGAGCAGTTGGCACAGGATGCAACAGCGGCATTGGAAAACGAAAAGGAGAGATATGAATTAGCTGCTCAGGAGCTACATAATTTAAGGGACGAGACATGTCGGCAACAGAAATTGATTTCTGACAGCATTGAAGAGTCAAATGCTACAAAGCAGAACTTAACTGATGCATTGGAGCAAATTGAAAGACGTAAGGCTGACATGTGCATGTTAGATCAGAGGCTTGAACTAGCAATGAAAGAGTTAAGCGAAGTTAATGAGGAGAGGAGAATGCTTCTTGATGCAAACCAAGAGAAGCAGAATGTTTTATCTTTGTTGGAAGCAAAAGAAAGGGAACACAAGCAGCAATTGGAATCAACGGCTGTGTATATCCGTGAATTATTGAAAGGGGTTGCTGAATTTGAATGTAGAGTAACACAAGATATTTCAAGGAAATGTTCAAG GTTGAAGAGTTTGGGTTCTCAATTGCGTTTTCTTAAACAAAAAGCTAATGTCATTGTAAGAAGAGGGTTGCTGTACCGGCAGAGACTCGAAAAGAAATGTTCTGACCTTGAAAAGGCCGAAGCTGAG GTTGATCTTTTGGGGGATGAGGTGGGGACTCTATTGAGCCTTGTTGAGAAAATATACATTGCTCTTGATCATTATTCACCAGTATTGAAGCATTATCCTGGA ATAACTGAAATCTTGACGCTGGTAAGAAGAGAACTAACTGGAGAAATTAAAGCAGCTTGA
- the LOC126587696 gene encoding 2-succinylbenzoate--CoA ligase, chloroplastic/peroxisomal: MGNYSQAHICQCMSLLSTLRRNSVVMVTGNRQKTGKEFVEGVMELARGLLPLGICSGDVVSIAAFNSELYLEWLLAIAYVGAIAAPLNYRWSYEEALLAMEVVRPAMLVTDDSCIPWYSKLQLRDIPSLRWHVSVDSPSSDVLRASNNPLTTESIKKHSVGAALPLNYSWAPEGAVIICFTSGTSGRPKGVTLSHSAFIIQSLAKIAVAGYGEDDVYLHTAPLCHIGGLSSALAMLMIGARHVLMPKFEAKSALEAIERHSVTSLITVPAMMADLVSKFRGKETWKGIDSVKKVLNGGGGLSIGLTKAAIKLFPQAKLLSAYGMTETSSSLTFMTLYDPSVDNSGGPPRLNDERKLHSAHEERGVCVGKPAPHVELKISVDGSSHVGRILTRGQHMMLRYWHGSPPNESVSGNEVWFDTGDVGSVDDSGNVWLIGRANGRIKSGGENIYPEEVERTLLQHPGVTGVVVVGIPDSRLTEMVVACVQIREDWQWMNTTIKHSVSKQMPHISSDVLSQHCKQKNLTGFKIPKIFILWKKPFPATTTGKIRRDQVRGEVVFHPQHLNSNL; the protein is encoded by the exons ATGGGTAATTACTCACAGGCCCACATTTGCCAGTGCATGAGCCTCCTATCTACTCTCCGGCGCAATTCAGTGGTCATGGTCACCGGCAACCGCCAAAAGACGGGCAAGGAGTTCGTGGAGGGTGTCATGGAACTGGCCCGAGGCCTGCTTCCGCTCGGCATATGTTCTGGTGACGTCGTTTCGATTGCTGCCTTCAACAG TGAGTTGTATTTGGAGTGGTTACTAGCCATTGCATATGTTGGTGCCATAGCTGCTCCTCTTAATTACCGATGG AGCTATGAAGAAGCACTTTTGGCAATGGAGGTAGTGAGGCCGGCAATGTTAGTGACCGATGATAGCTGCATCCCTTGGtactcaaagcttcaacttcgCGATATACCTTCTCTGAGGTGGCATGTTTCGGTGGATTCTCCTTCGTCGGATGTCTTAAGGGCTTCGAATAATC CGTTAACTACTGAGTCGATTAAAAAGCATTCCGTAGGAGCTGCGCTGCCATTGAACTACTCCTGGGCACCTGAGGGGGCTGTGATCATATGCTTCACTTCTG GAACCTCTGGAAGGCCAAAGGGAGTTACCCTAAGCCACTCGGCTTTTATCATACAGTCCCTAGCGAAAATCGCCGTTGCTGGCTATGGTGAGGATGAT GTTTACTTGCATACTGCTCCATTGTGCCACATTGGTGGGTTGTCATCAGCTCTGGCAATGCTAATGATCGGAGCACGCCATGTTTTGATGCCCAAGTTTGAGGCTAAATCCGCCCTCGAAGCCATTGAGCGACATAGCGTGACTTCTCTGATCACCGTTCCTGCAATGATGGCTGATTTGGTTTCTAAGTTCAG GGGGAAGGAAACATGGAAAGGGATAGATAGTGTGAAGAAGGTGTTAAATGGAGGTGGAGGCTTGTCAATTGGGCTGACCAAAGCTGCCATTAAATTGTTCCCACAAGCTAAGCTTCTCTCAGCTTATG GAATGACGGAGACAAGCTCGTCATTAACCTTCATGACTCTGTATGATCCAAGCGTTGACAACTCCGGCGGCCCTCCACGGTTGAATGATGAACGAAAACTGCATTCAGCTCATGAAGAAAGGGGTGTTTGTGTTGGGAAGCCGGCTCCTCATGTGGAACTAAAGATCTCGGTCGATGGCTCCTCTCATGTGGGAAGGATCTTAACTAGAGGTCAACATATGATGCTCAGATATTGGCACGGAAGTCCACCAAATGAGTCAGTTTCCGGCAATGAAGTATGGTTTGACACCGGCGACGTTGGATCCGTTGATGACTCTGGCAATGTGTGGCTAATCGGACGAGCAAACGGTCGGATCAAGAGCGGAGGGGAGAACATTTACCCTGAAGAG GTGGAGAGAACCCTATTACAACATCCAGGGGTAACCGGCGTTGTTGTCGTCGGAATTCCGGATTCTCGTCTCACCGAGATGGTTGTTGCTTGTGTTCAAATAAGAGAAGATTGGCAGTGGATGAAtacaaccatcaaacactcggTCTCAAAACAAATGCCTCACATCTCCAGTGATGTTCTTTCCCAACAttgtaaacaaaaaaatttgacgGG GTTTAAGATACCAAAAATATTCATTTTATGGAAGAAGCCGTTTCCGGCAACGACGACCGGAAAGATCAGAAGAGACCAAGTCCGGGGAGAAGTTGTATTTCATCCGCAACATTTGAATAGTAATCTATGA
- the LOC126587717 gene encoding uncharacterized protein LOC126587717 encodes MAFLIEIGVAAIAVFLIAVAMESDGRELRPSDHGLVYQDQAPASANSPTEEKSFFVGGGGGENSPAAGDAALPKPKAMNSSDESWWKGVVARDGGRGRDLVRDVLLVASLICGIAGVALFVASAFVYVLRYRKHKSLPSEAPSS; translated from the coding sequence atggCGTTTCTCATCGAAATTGGTGTAGCAGCGATCGCGGTGTTTCTGATTGCGGTGGCCATGGAATCGGACGGCCGAGAGCTGCGGCCGTCCGATCACGGCCTCGTGTACCAGGACCAGGCGCCGGCGAGCGCGAATTCGCCGACGGAAGAGAAGTCGTTCTTCGtcgggggaggaggaggagagaatTCGCCGGCGGCGGGTGACGCGGCACTGCCGAAGCCGAAGGCGATGAACTCGAGCGACGAGTCGTGGTGGAAGGGCGTGGTGGCACGTGACGGTGGGCGGGGTAGAGATCTCGTGAGGGACGTGCTGCTGGTGGCGAGCTTAATTTGTGGGATTGCCGGCGTGGCTCTGTTTGTGGCCTCTGCTTTCGTTTACGTCTTAAGGTACCGAAAGCATAAATCTTTACCGTCAGAAGCTCCGTCATCGTGA